In Candidatus Kaistella beijingensis, a genomic segment contains:
- a CDS encoding aminoacyl-histidine dipeptidase has protein sequence MEITQLEPQIIWKNFAALNAVPRPSKKEGKVIEFIKNFCENLGLETNVDEIGNVIIKKPATSGMEDRKSIVLQSHLDMVCQKNSDINFDFETQGIEMEVDGDWVKAKGTTLGADNGLGVAAIMSILESNDIPHPALEALFTIDEETGMTGAMGLKPGQLQGQILLNLDTEEDDEIDIGCAGGIDVTATQNYELEESKGQIIKIEIKGLQGGHSGMDIHKGFGNANVILGRLLFTGLYSQNIQLISIDGGGLRNAIPREAFAVLSVRNSIEFIEDANVLRKAILEEFADVEKDLAINIETFSTPEKAISEENSARIILALKALHNGVYRMSPDVADLVEASNNVARVELKNGELKILNLSRSSVESTKFAVAEQLKAVCELAGMNVEFSGSYPGWKPKPGSEIVKLMETIYEKDFGSKPHVVACHAGLECGIIGANYPEMEMVSFGPTIRGAHSPDEKANIPSVQKFWGFLKEILADIPAKN, from the coding sequence ATGGAAATTACACAGCTCGAACCCCAAATAATCTGGAAAAATTTCGCAGCATTGAACGCTGTTCCAAGACCTTCAAAAAAAGAAGGAAAAGTGATCGAATTCATTAAAAATTTCTGCGAAAATCTTGGTCTGGAAACCAACGTGGACGAAATAGGAAACGTCATCATCAAAAAACCCGCAACTTCGGGAATGGAAGATAGAAAATCCATCGTATTGCAATCGCATCTTGACATGGTTTGCCAAAAAAACAGCGATATCAATTTCGATTTCGAAACGCAGGGAATTGAAATGGAAGTGGATGGAGACTGGGTGAAAGCAAAAGGAACCACTTTAGGAGCGGACAATGGTTTAGGAGTCGCTGCAATCATGTCGATTTTGGAAAGCAATGATATTCCTCATCCTGCTTTGGAAGCACTTTTTACGATTGATGAAGAAACGGGAATGACCGGAGCAATGGGATTGAAGCCGGGTCAACTTCAGGGACAAATTTTACTGAATCTCGACACCGAAGAAGATGACGAAATCGATATCGGTTGTGCAGGTGGAATTGATGTAACCGCCACTCAAAATTACGAATTGGAAGAATCTAAAGGACAAATCATAAAAATTGAAATTAAAGGTTTGCAAGGCGGCCATTCCGGAATGGACATCCACAAAGGTTTCGGAAATGCGAATGTGATTTTGGGAAGACTTTTATTTACAGGACTTTACAGCCAAAATATACAGTTGATTTCTATTGATGGCGGTGGTTTGAGAAACGCGATTCCGCGAGAGGCGTTTGCAGTTTTATCGGTAAGAAATTCGATTGAGTTTATTGAAGATGCAAATGTTTTAAGAAAAGCAATTTTGGAAGAGTTTGCCGATGTTGAAAAGGATTTGGCGATTAATATTGAAACTTTCTCTACTCCTGAAAAAGCGATTTCTGAAGAAAATTCAGCGAGAATTATTTTAGCATTAAAAGCTTTACACAACGGCGTTTACAGAATGTCGCCCGATGTTGCAGATTTGGTGGAAGCATCAAACAACGTAGCAAGAGTTGAGTTAAAAAACGGAGAACTGAAAATATTAAATCTTTCCCGTTCTTCTGTAGAATCCACAAAATTTGCGGTGGCTGAACAATTGAAAGCCGTTTGCGAATTGGCGGGAATGAACGTGGAATTCAGCGGATCTTATCCAGGATGGAAACCAAAACCCGGTTCAGAAATCGTGAAATTAATGGAAACAATCTATGAAAAAGATTTCGGTTCAAAACCACATGTTGTCGCCTGTCACGCAGGTTTGGAATGTGGAATTATCGGTGCAAACTATCCCGAAATGGAAATGGTGAGTTTCGGACCCACCATTCGTGGAGCGCATTCGCCGGATGAAAAAGCGAATATTCCGTCGGTGCAGAAATTCTGGGGATTTTTGAAGGAGATTTTGGCGGACATTCCTGCAAAAAATTAA
- a CDS encoding 2Fe-2S iron-sulfur cluster-binding protein, translating into MSLDINLKITDRNGDLHEVVAPTDMSMNLMEVIRSYELAEEGTIGVCGGMAMCASCQVYVLNGEEKLQEMGAEEDAMLAEAFHVEPNSRLGCQIHITEEIEGLEVEIAPYP; encoded by the coding sequence ATGTCTTTAGATATAAACCTAAAAATCACAGACCGAAACGGCGACCTTCATGAAGTTGTCGCACCAACCGACATGTCGATGAATTTAATGGAAGTCATCCGTTCCTACGAACTGGCGGAAGAAGGAACCATCGGAGTTTGCGGTGGAATGGCGATGTGCGCTTCTTGTCAGGTTTATGTTTTGAATGGCGAAGAAAAATTACAGGAAATGGGAGCTGAAGAAGACGCGATGTTGGCTGAAGCTTTTCATGTGGAACCCAATTCCCGGCTCGGTTGCCAAATCCACATCACCGAAGAAATCGAAGGTTTGGAAGTGGAGATTGCGCCGTATCCCTAA
- a CDS encoding DUF3037 domain-containing protein has translation MQEVKIYEYAVIRLVPKVEREEFFNIGLVMFSKKAKYIRVEFHLCPDKFALMHSKLDYDDIQQNLENFKAVANGEKSGGEIAQFDIPERFRWLTAVRSSVVQTSRPHPGKTTDLDGTFERLFEELVK, from the coding sequence ATGCAAGAGGTTAAAATCTACGAATACGCAGTAATACGGCTCGTTCCGAAAGTTGAGAGAGAAGAATTTTTCAACATCGGACTTGTTATGTTTTCCAAGAAGGCAAAATATATTAGGGTTGAATTTCATCTTTGTCCCGACAAATTTGCGTTGATGCATTCCAAACTCGATTATGATGATATTCAGCAAAATTTAGAAAACTTCAAAGCGGTTGCAAATGGTGAAAAATCTGGTGGAGAAATTGCCCAATTTGATATTCCCGAAAGATTTCGTTGGCTGACGGCGGTGAGAAGTTCGGTGGTTCAAACTTCTAGACCTCATCCTGGAAAAACGACGGATTTAGATGGGACTTTTGAGAGGTTGTTTGAGGAATTGGTGAAGTGA
- a CDS encoding NAD-dependent epimerase/dehydratase family protein translates to MSHEIKNILITGGAGFIGSKLALSLINKGYSVTVLDCLSEQIHGKNPEANSSLFKSISGKVNFIKGNICNRKEIQKAVEGQDAIVHLAAETGTGQSMYEIEKYANVNISGTALLLDVLVNQKNSVKKFILASSRAVYGEGKYINSKSEIVYPEHRNWDEMRQKNFQMTDHNDEILEAVATDEESKLHPTSFYGITKLQQEQMVKLVCSSIGIDFVILRYQNVFGVGQSLLNPYTGILSVFSTQILNGKNINVFEDGLPTRDFINVDDTVEATVRSLEMASANNETINIGTGIATTILTVAGLLSQNYQKNTEINISGDFRIGDIRHNFADLSKMKKLLGFEPRKTFAQGIAEFTEWVLNQPVQESNFERSMQELKSKGFLKS, encoded by the coding sequence ATGTCGCACGAAATTAAAAATATTTTAATTACCGGTGGAGCCGGATTTATCGGGAGCAAACTCGCTTTGTCATTGATTAATAAAGGATATTCTGTAACCGTTTTGGATTGCCTTTCAGAACAAATTCACGGCAAAAACCCAGAAGCAAATTCATCTCTGTTCAAAAGCATTTCAGGAAAGGTAAACTTCATTAAGGGAAATATCTGCAACCGAAAAGAAATCCAAAAAGCAGTTGAAGGTCAAGACGCCATTGTTCATCTCGCCGCAGAAACCGGAACCGGACAATCCATGTACGAAATCGAGAAATATGCAAACGTGAATATTTCCGGAACGGCATTGTTGCTCGATGTTTTGGTGAATCAGAAAAACTCGGTGAAAAAGTTTATTTTGGCTTCTTCAAGAGCAGTTTACGGTGAAGGAAAATACATCAATTCAAAATCAGAAATTGTTTATCCCGAACATCGAAATTGGGATGAAATGCGCCAAAAAAACTTCCAAATGACCGATCATAATGATGAAATTTTGGAAGCGGTTGCAACGGACGAAGAATCAAAACTGCACCCAACTTCTTTCTACGGAATTACTAAACTGCAGCAGGAACAGATGGTAAAGCTCGTTTGCAGCTCGATTGGAATTGATTTTGTAATTCTTCGTTACCAAAATGTCTTCGGAGTGGGACAGTCTTTATTAAATCCTTATACGGGAATTCTTTCCGTTTTTTCTACGCAAATTTTAAACGGTAAAAACATCAATGTTTTTGAAGACGGTTTACCGACAAGAGATTTTATCAACGTGGATGATACGGTTGAGGCAACGGTTCGAAGCCTTGAAATGGCTTCTGCAAACAACGAAACCATCAATATTGGAACCGGAATCGCAACCACGATTTTGACGGTCGCGGGACTTCTTTCTCAAAATTATCAAAAAAATACGGAGATCAATATTTCCGGCGATTTCAGAATTGGCGACATACGTCACAATTTTGCAGATTTAAGTAAAATGAAAAAATTGCTCGGTTTTGAACCCAGGAAAACTTTCGCACAGGGAATTGCTGAGTTTACGGAATGGGTTTTGAATCAGCCGGTTCAGGAAAGTAATTTTGAACGTTCCATGCAAGAGTTGAAAAGCAAAGGCTTTTTGAAATCATGA
- a CDS encoding response regulator, translating into MNSKKIIIVDDDTAILESLGLLLDFEGFDVEAFERGSEIFKWVENRSVPDAILLDMWLSDEDGRDICKRLKEFEPTRNIPVIMMSASRGLEQTAIDSGANAFIPKPFDIDVVLNTLNQFTA; encoded by the coding sequence ATGAATTCTAAAAAAATAATTATTGTTGATGATGACACCGCAATACTTGAATCTTTAGGTTTATTGCTAGATTTTGAGGGTTTTGATGTAGAGGCATTCGAGCGCGGTTCAGAAATTTTCAAGTGGGTGGAAAACAGAAGTGTTCCCGACGCAATTTTATTAGATATGTGGCTTTCCGACGAAGACGGAAGAGATATTTGCAAGAGGTTGAAAGAATTTGAACCCACGAGAAATATTCCCGTGATTATGATGTCTGCAAGTCGTGGTTTAGAACAAACAGCAATTGATTCTGGAGCAAACGCATTTATTCCAAAACCTTTTGATATTGATGTAGTCTTGAATACGCTCAATCAGTTTACAGCTTAA
- a CDS encoding ATP-dependent helicase encodes MMDYLKGLNEAQYEAVTTLEGPLMVLAGAGSGKTRVLTMRIAHLITNLVDPFNILALTFTNKAAKEMKERIAKVVGASEAKSLWMGTFHSVFARILRSEAQYLGFPSNFTIYDSQDSLNVIKKVLKELNIDADLYKPKKVQARISTYKNNLITVKAYFNNPELIEADERANMKHIGLIYQKYVEACFKNGAMDFDDLLLRTNELLTRFPEVLAKYQDRFRYILVDEYQDTNHSQYLIVKALASKFENICVVGDDAQSIYSFRGANIYNILNFKKDYPDAVTVSLEQNYRSTQNIVNAANVVIAKNVQQFKKNVFSDNEEGEKIKVYRSLSDADEANFVASNIWELHNSNQRKFTDFAILYRTNSQTRAFEDALRRKNIPYRVYGGLSFYQRKEVKDLIAYLRLLVNENDSEALFRIINYPARGIGETTQNKLIVFADSQNVSVAQVLNNLGFYAPQLGLNNGVLTKLSDFWSMIKAFQVLLKTENVYNVAMEVAKRSGLIKFLKDDQTPEGISRVENVQELMNSMQGFIEEQQQLEDGDPSLSNFLENIALSADTQKDKEDDNTDKVSLMTIHLSKGLEFPIVHLVGLEENLFPSFMSSSTREELEEERRLFYVALTRAEKQAFFTYAVSRFQWGKITDAEPSRFLSEVDSQYLEFINPAIESRFVNHSGLKSNIFDDGPSEPRFFKKVEPKKTLKRDVDAGEAKQPPQNLKPVATAKIINPSGQSSQDIEVGDKVRHDRFGVGEVTFLDGTDPQNIKAKVVFQHEGEKNLILKFAKLTKI; translated from the coding sequence ATGATGGATTATTTGAAAGGATTAAATGAAGCACAGTACGAAGCAGTTACCACACTTGAAGGACCTTTGATGGTTCTTGCAGGTGCGGGTTCCGGAAAGACACGCGTTCTCACGATGCGCATTGCTCATTTGATCACCAATTTGGTGGACCCTTTCAATATTTTAGCCTTGACTTTTACCAACAAAGCCGCTAAAGAAATGAAGGAACGTATCGCGAAAGTCGTTGGTGCAAGTGAAGCCAAATCACTTTGGATGGGAACTTTCCACTCGGTTTTTGCCAGGATTTTAAGAAGTGAGGCGCAGTATCTCGGATTTCCCTCCAACTTTACGATTTACGATTCGCAGGATTCTTTGAATGTCATTAAAAAAGTTTTGAAAGAACTCAACATCGATGCGGATTTATATAAACCTAAAAAAGTTCAGGCGAGAATTTCGACGTACAAAAATAATTTGATCACCGTTAAAGCCTACTTCAACAACCCCGAATTAATCGAGGCGGACGAACGTGCGAACATGAAACACATCGGTTTGATTTACCAAAAATATGTAGAGGCCTGCTTTAAAAACGGAGCGATGGATTTTGATGATTTGTTGTTGAGAACCAATGAATTGCTGACTCGCTTTCCCGAAGTTTTAGCGAAATATCAAGACCGATTCCGATATATTTTGGTGGATGAGTATCAAGATACGAATCACTCGCAATATCTGATTGTAAAAGCTTTGGCTTCAAAATTTGAAAATATTTGTGTGGTGGGAGACGATGCGCAATCGATTTACTCGTTCCGTGGTGCAAATATTTACAATATTTTAAATTTCAAAAAAGATTATCCCGACGCAGTTACCGTATCATTGGAGCAAAATTATCGTTCCACGCAAAACATTGTGAATGCGGCGAATGTGGTGATTGCTAAAAACGTTCAGCAATTCAAAAAAAATGTTTTTTCCGACAACGAAGAAGGTGAAAAAATAAAAGTTTACCGCTCCCTTTCCGATGCGGATGAGGCGAATTTCGTGGCTTCCAATATTTGGGAACTTCACAATTCCAATCAAAGAAAATTTACAGATTTTGCGATTTTGTACCGAACGAATTCCCAAACCCGTGCTTTTGAAGATGCGCTCCGAAGAAAGAATATTCCGTACCGAGTTTACGGGGGATTGTCTTTCTACCAAAGGAAAGAAGTGAAAGATTTAATCGCTTATCTGCGACTTTTGGTGAATGAAAACGACAGTGAAGCGTTGTTCCGAATCATCAATTATCCCGCCCGTGGAATTGGTGAAACGACACAAAATAAACTGATTGTTTTTGCGGATTCTCAAAATGTTTCGGTGGCACAAGTCTTGAATAATCTCGGATTTTACGCTCCACAATTAGGTTTAAATAACGGAGTTTTAACGAAACTTTCCGACTTTTGGTCAATGATTAAAGCGTTTCAGGTTTTACTAAAAACTGAAAACGTGTACAATGTCGCCATGGAAGTCGCCAAACGCAGCGGATTGATAAAATTTTTGAAAGACGACCAAACTCCCGAAGGAATTTCCCGTGTGGAAAACGTGCAGGAATTGATGAACTCGATGCAGGGTTTCATTGAGGAACAGCAGCAACTGGAAGACGGCGATCCAAGCTTGTCGAATTTCCTTGAAAACATCGCGCTCTCCGCAGATACGCAAAAAGACAAAGAAGATGACAATACTGATAAAGTTTCTTTGATGACCATTCACCTTTCCAAAGGTTTGGAATTTCCCATTGTGCATTTGGTGGGACTTGAGGAGAATTTATTTCCAAGTTTTATGAGTTCATCCACTCGTGAAGAGTTGGAAGAAGAACGTCGATTATTTTATGTGGCTTTAACAAGAGCTGAAAAACAGGCATTTTTCACTTACGCCGTTTCCCGTTTTCAGTGGGGAAAAATCACCGATGCAGAACCTTCAAGATTTTTAAGCGAAGTCGATTCCCAATATTTAGAATTCATCAATCCTGCGATAGAAAGCCGTTTCGTAAATCATTCAGGTTTAAAATCCAATATTTTTGACGACGGTCCTAGCGAACCGAGATTCTTTAAAAAAGTCGAACCGAAGAAAACTTTAAAACGCGATGTCGATGCGGGCGAAGCGAAGCAACCTCCTCAAAACCTAAAACCTGTCGCCACCGCAAAAATCATCAATCCGAGCGGACAAAGTTCACAGGACATCGAAGTGGGCGACAAAGTTCGTCACGACCGTTTCGGCGTTGGAGAAGTGACTTTCCTCGATGGAACCGACCCGCAAAACATCAAGGCAAAAGTGGTTTTCCAACATGAAGGCGAGAAAAATTTGATTTTGAAGTTTGCGAAACTGACCAAGATTTAG
- a CDS encoding DUF4256 domain-containing protein, protein MKNFEDLLNILKSRFEKNLNRHQNLKWDDVQKKLEANPKKLESLQKMEETGGEPDVVGFENGEFLFYDCSPESPKERRSFCYDQEALDKRKENKPKNSATEFAKSLGIEILNEEEYRHLQTLGEFDSKTSSWLKTPEKIRKLGGAIFGDYRFGTVFIYHNGAESYYAARGFRGVLRV, encoded by the coding sequence ATGAAAAACTTTGAAGACTTACTTAACATTCTAAAAAGCCGTTTCGAAAAAAATCTGAATCGTCATCAAAATTTAAAATGGGATGATGTTCAAAAAAAACTCGAAGCCAATCCAAAGAAATTAGAATCCCTCCAAAAAATGGAAGAAACCGGCGGTGAACCGGATGTTGTAGGTTTTGAAAATGGCGAATTTTTGTTCTATGATTGTTCCCCTGAAAGTCCGAAAGAAAGAAGAAGTTTTTGCTACGACCAAGAAGCACTCGATAAACGGAAAGAAAACAAACCAAAAAACTCGGCAACAGAATTTGCAAAATCTTTGGGAATTGAAATTCTAAACGAAGAAGAATATCGCCATTTACAAACACTTGGCGAATTTGATTCTAAAACTTCAAGTTGGCTGAAAACGCCTGAAAAAATCAGAAAATTAGGTGGAGCTATTTTTGGGGATTACCGTTTCGGAACCGTCTTTATTTACCACAACGGGGCGGAATCTTATTACGCAGCGAGAGGTTTTCGGGGAGTTTTGAGAGTGTGA
- a CDS encoding SpoIIAA family protein translates to MIEKLKNLPESVLGFTIHHRITKSDFKKLIMPEVSQGIEKNPKLDFLYMIDNETDTSFSVWFEDAIRKVQNVCSWNKTAFITDCEGMIKPVSNFQKFMKGDFKIFKKSEEQEAIAWLQTP, encoded by the coding sequence ATGATTGAAAAATTGAAAAATCTGCCGGAAAGCGTTTTGGGTTTTACGATTCACCACCGAATCACGAAAAGTGACTTTAAAAAACTCATCATGCCCGAAGTTTCGCAGGGAATAGAGAAAAATCCCAAACTCGATTTCTTGTATATGATTGATAACGAAACCGACACTTCGTTCAGTGTTTGGTTCGAAGATGCAATTCGCAAAGTTCAGAATGTTTGTTCGTGGAACAAAACCGCCTTCATCACCGATTGCGAAGGAATGATTAAACCCGTCAGCAATTTTCAGAAATTCATGAAAGGCGATTTTAAAATCTTCAAAAAGAGTGAAGAACAGGAAGCCATCGCTTGGCTACAAACACCGTAG
- a CDS encoding LURP-one-related/scramblase family protein produces MILKNLNYPLDFKFKITTLSSDFNITDRHGNYVAYVREKMFKLKEDVIVFNDESKSQELFRIKADRWLDFNASYSMTDLSTHKNLGRLARKGMRSIWKSQYDIIDGNEKIKFQINEDNAWIKIWDSFVGEIPIIGMFTGYFLNPSYTVKDASGKEYFKLKKMPSLIGRRFQLDRLIDIDDEDESLVILSFLMMVLLERERG; encoded by the coding sequence ATGATTCTTAAAAACTTAAATTATCCTCTCGATTTTAAATTCAAAATCACCACGCTTTCCAGCGATTTCAATATTACCGACCGACACGGGAACTATGTAGCGTATGTTCGTGAAAAAATGTTCAAATTAAAAGAAGATGTGATCGTTTTCAATGATGAAAGTAAATCGCAGGAATTGTTCAGAATCAAGGCGGATCGTTGGTTAGATTTCAACGCAAGTTATTCAATGACGGATTTATCGACCCATAAAAACCTTGGAAGACTTGCCAGAAAAGGAATGCGCTCTATTTGGAAATCTCAATACGATATCATTGACGGGAATGAAAAAATAAAATTTCAGATCAACGAAGACAATGCTTGGATCAAAATTTGGGACAGTTTCGTAGGTGAAATACCTATTATTGGAATGTTTACCGGATATTTTCTGAATCCTTCCTACACGGTGAAAGATGCGTCGGGAAAAGAATACTTCAAACTAAAGAAAATGCCTTCGCTTATCGGAAGGCGATTCCAGCTCGACAGATTGATCGATATCGACGATGAGGACGAATCACTCGTTATTTTATCTTTCCTCATGATGGTTCTTTTAGAAAGAGAAAGAGGTTAA
- a CDS encoding glycosyltransferase family 2 protein produces the protein MKKIISVVLPVYNSSQTVVKALNSVKNQTFGSKNFEIIIVNDGSTDESLNIVEKYKAKNPTLNISIFSQKNGGVSSARNTALKIAEGDYIALLDADDEWLPTKIEKQINLLENKELHIDFLSVKRTNQKILYPYKVKDGLAEITFRKLLIRNEAQPSTVVFKRKVLENTGLFNETQRYAEDINYWLKVSLNNKMFILDEELLLAGEGKRTFGISGLSANLSEMEKGFHRNLKEIFEMKKLSPIEYQLYRIFYRIKYIIRISRNKFLKLQGK, from the coding sequence ATGAAAAAGATAATTTCCGTTGTTTTGCCGGTTTACAATTCATCACAAACAGTAGTGAAAGCTCTAAATAGTGTCAAAAATCAAACTTTTGGCAGTAAGAATTTTGAAATAATCATCGTCAATGACGGTTCTACTGATGAAAGTTTAAACATTGTTGAAAAATATAAGGCGAAAAATCCGACACTGAACATTTCTATTTTTAGCCAAAAAAACGGTGGAGTTTCAAGTGCGAGAAATACAGCGCTAAAAATTGCTGAAGGCGACTACATCGCTTTATTGGATGCAGATGACGAATGGTTGCCGACAAAAATTGAAAAGCAAATAAATCTACTTGAAAATAAAGAATTGCACATCGATTTTTTATCCGTAAAAAGAACAAATCAGAAAATACTTTATCCCTACAAGGTAAAAGACGGATTGGCTGAAATCACTTTCAGAAAGCTGTTAATTAGAAACGAGGCTCAACCTTCAACCGTTGTTTTTAAAAGAAAAGTTTTGGAAAATACGGGGCTTTTTAACGAAACGCAGCGTTATGCGGAAGACATTAATTATTGGCTGAAAGTTTCTCTTAACAATAAAATGTTTATTTTAGATGAAGAATTGTTGCTTGCAGGTGAAGGAAAAAGAACGTTCGGAATTTCTGGGCTTTCTGCAAATTTGTCAGAAATGGAGAAAGGTTTTCACCGTAATTTGAAAGAAATCTTCGAGATGAAAAAGCTATCGCCAATTGAATATCAACTTTATCGAATATTTTACAGAATTAAATACATCATTCGGATCTCCCGAAACAAATTCCTGAAATTGCAGGGAAAATAG
- a CDS encoding CgeB family protein, producing the protein MNLNGKKILFLSPHFFGYEKAIVTRLKELGAEVDFFNERPSDSVLSRGIIRVKSSLYQAKINKYYKNILNKIKGKNYDFLLLIKGETIPFFFLDDFKTLHPKAVKIFYSYDAVSEYPKFLKLYPYFDQNFTFEPSDAKKYQLHFRPLFFLNEYKNSAHKISKYDITFIGSAHTDRYLIGEKVKNDAKKLNLKTFFFYYAPGKTAFQLKKIFDKNLHTFDAKKLSFTKLSHSEIAEIYQQSFSVLDINKPFQDGLTMRTFETLASGKKLLTTNSDIKNYPFYDPQNILILDRNDLKISPEFFNTPFQEIHHETLEMMSLDSWISCLFIKNQDDYWKMN; encoded by the coding sequence ATGAATTTGAATGGAAAAAAAATATTGTTCCTTTCTCCTCATTTTTTCGGTTACGAAAAAGCGATTGTCACCCGTTTGAAAGAACTCGGTGCAGAAGTTGATTTTTTTAACGAAAGACCTTCAGATTCTGTTCTGTCACGCGGAATTATTCGGGTGAAAAGCAGTCTTTACCAAGCTAAAATCAACAAATATTACAAAAATATTCTGAATAAAATTAAAGGAAAGAATTATGATTTTTTACTTTTGATTAAAGGCGAAACGATTCCATTTTTCTTTCTTGACGATTTCAAAACGCTACATCCAAAAGCTGTCAAAATATTTTATTCGTACGACGCGGTTTCAGAGTATCCGAAATTTTTGAAACTCTATCCTTATTTTGATCAAAATTTTACGTTTGAACCTTCTGATGCAAAGAAATATCAATTACATTTCCGGCCATTATTTTTTTTGAATGAATATAAAAATTCGGCACACAAAATTTCAAAATACGACATCACGTTCATCGGAAGCGCGCACACCGACCGATATTTGATAGGAGAGAAGGTGAAAAATGATGCAAAAAAATTAAATCTAAAAACTTTCTTTTTCTATTATGCACCGGGAAAAACAGCTTTTCAACTCAAAAAAATATTTGATAAAAATCTTCATACATTTGATGCTAAAAAATTAAGTTTCACCAAACTTTCCCATTCGGAAATTGCAGAAATTTATCAACAGTCGTTTTCGGTTTTAGATATTAATAAACCTTTTCAAGATGGTTTAACGATGCGGACTTTCGAAACTTTAGCTTCCGGTAAAAAATTGTTGACAACCAATTCAGACATTAAAAATTATCCATTTTACGATCCACAAAATATTCTGATTTTAGACCGAAATGATTTGAAAATTTCTCCTGAATTTTTTAACACACCTTTTCAAGAAATCCACCATGAAACGCTAGAAATGATGTCGCTGGATTCTTGGATCAGTTGTTTGTTCATTAAAAATCAAGACGATTATTGGAAAATGAATTAA
- the recR gene encoding recombination mediator RecR, which produces MDYPSKVLAKAVEEISGLPGIGKKTALRLALHLLKQPESQAIVLGESLQKLVVDIKYCKECHNFSDSEICEICANPKRNDEILCIVEDVRDVMAIENTNKFRGKYLVLGGKISPMEGIGPNQLNISSIEKKLQEGYIKELIFALSATMEGDTTAYYIYKKFKNFEVNFSTIARGISVGDELEYADEISLGRSIQNRLPYNEAG; this is translated from the coding sequence ATGGATTATCCTAGCAAAGTTTTGGCAAAAGCAGTGGAGGAAATTTCGGGACTTCCCGGAATCGGCAAAAAAACCGCATTGCGACTGGCTTTACATTTATTGAAGCAGCCCGAAAGTCAGGCAATCGTTTTGGGTGAATCTTTGCAGAAATTGGTTGTAGATATTAAATATTGCAAGGAATGCCACAATTTTTCTGACTCAGAAATTTGCGAAATCTGCGCAAACCCAAAAAGAAATGATGAGATTCTTTGCATCGTAGAAGATGTTCGCGATGTGATGGCGATTGAAAACACCAATAAGTTCCGTGGAAAATACTTGGTTTTGGGCGGCAAAATTTCACCGATGGAAGGAATCGGTCCCAATCAATTAAATATTTCATCTATCGAAAAAAAATTGCAGGAAGGATACATCAAAGAACTGATTTTCGCTTTAAGCGCAACGATGGAAGGCGATACCACTGCTTATTACATCTATAAAAAATTCAAAAATTTTGAGGTGAATTTTTCAACCATCGCACGCGGAATTTCTGTTGGCGACGAGTTGGAATATGCCGATGAAATTTCGTTGGGAAGATCTATTCAGAACAGATTACCGTACAATGAAGCAGGATAA
- the secG gene encoding preprotein translocase subunit SecG — protein sequence MGTIFTLFMVLIMIASILLIIVIMAQNPKGGGLSGTFGGTSSAQFGVQRTNDFMEKATWTLGIIIVALILLSVILTAKPVQTFQQTSPAKKEAPAPQTAPATNNPATAPVQTPAAPAK from the coding sequence ATGGGCACAATATTTACATTATTCATGGTTCTTATCATGATTGCGAGTATCTTACTAATTATCGTTATTATGGCGCAAAATCCAAAAGGAGGCGGTCTTTCCGGAACTTTTGGCGGGACTTCTTCTGCACAGTTCGGCGTTCAAAGAACCAACGATTTCATGGAGAAAGCAACCTGGACTTTAGGAATCATCATTGTAGCTTTAATTTTGTTGAGCGTAATTTTGACGGCAAAACCTGTTCAAACGTTCCAACAAACTTCTCCGGCTAAAAAAGAAGCTCCAGCTCCGCAAACAGCGCCTGCAACAAATAATCCTGCAACAGCGCCTGTTCAAACTCCGGCTGCGCCAGCAAAATAG